In a genomic window of Vulpes vulpes isolate BD-2025 chromosome 6, VulVul3, whole genome shotgun sequence:
- the ABCD4 gene encoding lysosomal cobalamin transporter ABCD4 isoform X1 encodes MAARGPAARAGARPRLDLQFLQRFLQIQKVLFPSWSSQNALMFLTLLFVALLEQLVIYQVGLIPSQYYGVLGNKDLDGFKTLTFLAVMLIVLNSMLKSFDQFTCNLLYVSWRKELTEHLHHLYFQGRVYYTLNVLRDDVDNPDQRISQDVERFCRQLSSMASKLIISPFTLIYYTYQCFQSTGWLGPVSIFGYFILGTLVNKMLMGPIVAKLVQQEKLEGDFRFKHMQIRVNAESAAFFRAGHVEHTRTDRRLQRLLQTQRELMSKELWLYIGVNTFDYLGSILSYVVIAIPIFSGVYGDLSPTELSTLVSKNAFVCIYLISCFTRLIDLSSTLSDVAGYTHRIGELQETLLDMSLKLQGGEILDESEWNMDRAPGWPAAEPADTAFLLQRVSVCAPSSHKPLIKDLSLKISEGQSLLITGNTGTGKSSLLRVLGGLWASTQGSVQMLTDFGPHGVLFLPQKPFFTDGTLREQVIYPLKEIYPDSGSTDDERILRFLELAGLSSLVTRTEGLDKQVDWNWYDVLSPGEMQRLSFARLFYLQPKYAVLDEATSALTEEVESELYRIGQQLGMTFISVGHRHSLEKFHSLVLKLYGEGRWELSRIKVE; translated from the exons GCCCAGGTTAGATCTGCAATTTCTCCAGCGGTTCCTGCAGATACAGAAGGTTTTGTTTCCCTCTTGGTCATCACAGAATGCCTTGATGTTCCTGACCCTATTGTTTGTGGCCCTACTGG AACAACTGGTGATATACCAGGTTGGCTTGATCCCCAGTCAGTACTATGGGGTCCTGGGAAACAAAGACTTGGATGGGTTTAAAACCCTGACATTCCTGGCTGTCATGCTCATCGTTCTCAACTCCATG CTGAAGAGCTTTGACCAGTTCACCTGCAACCTGCTGTATGTGAGCTGGAGAAAGGAACTCACCGAGCACCTTCACCACCTCTACTTCCAGGGCCGCGTGTACTACACCCTCAACGTGCTGCGGGATGACGTCGATAACCC GGACCAGCGCATCAGCCAGGATGTGGAACGGTTCTGCCGGCAGCTCAGCAGCATGGCCAGCAAGCTGATCATCTCCCCCTTCACCCTCATCTACTACACCTACCAGTGCTTCCAAAG CACAGGCTGGCTCGGGCCTGTGAGCATCTTCGGGTATTTCATCCTGGGAACCCTGGTGAACAAAATGTTGATGGGGCCCATCGTGGCAAAGCTGGTGCAGCAGGAGAAGCTGGAGGGGGATTTCAG GTTCAAGCACATGCAAATCCGGGTGAATGCTGAATCTGCTGCTTTTTTCAG AGCTGGGCACGTGGAGCACACAAGGACAGATCGCAGGCTGCAGAGACTCCTTCAGACCCAGAGGGAGCTGATGTCCAAGGAGCTCTGGCTGTACA TCGGGGTCAACACATTTGACTATCTGGGCAGCATCCTGAGTTACGTTGTGATCGCCATCCCTATTTTCAGTGGTGTCTATGGAGACCTGAGCCCCACAGAGCTTAGCACTCTGGTCAGCAAG AATGCCTTTGTGTGTATTTACCTCATCAGCTGCTTCACCCGGCTCATCGACCTCTCCAGCACACTCTCAGATGTGGCTGGTTACACACACAG GATTGGGGAACTCCAGGAGACCCTGCTGGACATGTCCCTGAAGTTACAGGGTGGCGAGATCCTGGATGAGAGTGAGTGGAACATGGACAG GGCCCCAGGGTGGCCAGCCGCAGAGCCAGCAGACACAGCTTTTCTCCTCCAGCGGGTTTCCGTCTGTGCCCCCTCCTCTCACAAGCCCTTAATCAAGGATCTGAGCCTGAAGATCTCTGAGGGACAGAGCCTGCTCATCACGGGCAACACAGGCACCGGCAAGAGCTCCTTGCTCAGGGTTCTAGGTGGCCTCTGGGCAAGCACACAGG GCTCAGTGCAGATGCTGACGGACTTTGGACCCCATGGGGTGCTGTTCCTGCCACAAAAACCATTCTTCACTGATGGGACCCTGCGGGAGCAG GTGATATATCCCCTGAAGGAGATCTACCCGGACTCAG GTTCTACTGATGATGAGAGGATCCTAAGGTTTTTGGAGTTGGCAGGCCTG TCCAGTTTGGTGACAAGGACAGAGGGTCTGGACAAGCAAGTCGATTGGAACTG GTATGATGTTCTGTCCCCAGGAGAGATGCAGAGGCTCTCCTTTGCCCGGCTTTTCTACCTACAGCCAAAGTATGCAG TGCTTGATGAAGCCACCAGTGCCCTGACCGAGGAGGTAGAGAGTGAGCTCTACCGCATTGGCCAGCAGCTGGGCATGACTTTCATCAGTGTGGGACATCGACATAGCCTTGAGAAG TTTCACTCCTTGGTTCTGAAACTCTATGGAGAAGGAAGATGGGAACTGAGCAGAATCAAAGTGGAGTGA
- the ABCD4 gene encoding lysosomal cobalamin transporter ABCD4 isoform X3, whose product MAARGPAARAGARPRLDLQFLQRFLQIQKVLFPSWSSQNALMFLTLLFVALLEQLVIYQVGLIPSQYYGVLGNKDLDGFKTLTFLAVMLIVLNSMLKSFDQFTCNLLYVSWRKELTEHLHHLYFQGRVYYTLNVLRDDVDNPDQRISQDVERFCRQLSSMASKLIISPFTLIYYTYQCFQSTGWLGPVSIFGYFILGTLVNKMLMGPIVAKLVQQEKLEGDFRFKHMQIRVNAESAAFFRIGELQETLLDMSLKLQGGEILDESEWNMDRAPGWPAAEPADTAFLLQRVSVCAPSSHKPLIKDLSLKISEGQSLLITGNTGTGKSSLLRVLGGLWASTQGSVQMLTDFGPHGVLFLPQKPFFTDGTLREQVIYPLKEIYPDSGSTDDERILRFLELAGLSSLVTRTEGLDKQVDWNWYDVLSPGEMQRLSFARLFYLQPKYAVLDEATSALTEEVESELYRIGQQLGMTFISVGHRHSLEKFHSLVLKLYGEGRWELSRIKVE is encoded by the exons GCCCAGGTTAGATCTGCAATTTCTCCAGCGGTTCCTGCAGATACAGAAGGTTTTGTTTCCCTCTTGGTCATCACAGAATGCCTTGATGTTCCTGACCCTATTGTTTGTGGCCCTACTGG AACAACTGGTGATATACCAGGTTGGCTTGATCCCCAGTCAGTACTATGGGGTCCTGGGAAACAAAGACTTGGATGGGTTTAAAACCCTGACATTCCTGGCTGTCATGCTCATCGTTCTCAACTCCATG CTGAAGAGCTTTGACCAGTTCACCTGCAACCTGCTGTATGTGAGCTGGAGAAAGGAACTCACCGAGCACCTTCACCACCTCTACTTCCAGGGCCGCGTGTACTACACCCTCAACGTGCTGCGGGATGACGTCGATAACCC GGACCAGCGCATCAGCCAGGATGTGGAACGGTTCTGCCGGCAGCTCAGCAGCATGGCCAGCAAGCTGATCATCTCCCCCTTCACCCTCATCTACTACACCTACCAGTGCTTCCAAAG CACAGGCTGGCTCGGGCCTGTGAGCATCTTCGGGTATTTCATCCTGGGAACCCTGGTGAACAAAATGTTGATGGGGCCCATCGTGGCAAAGCTGGTGCAGCAGGAGAAGCTGGAGGGGGATTTCAG GTTCAAGCACATGCAAATCCGGGTGAATGCTGAATCTGCTGCTTTTTTCAG GATTGGGGAACTCCAGGAGACCCTGCTGGACATGTCCCTGAAGTTACAGGGTGGCGAGATCCTGGATGAGAGTGAGTGGAACATGGACAG GGCCCCAGGGTGGCCAGCCGCAGAGCCAGCAGACACAGCTTTTCTCCTCCAGCGGGTTTCCGTCTGTGCCCCCTCCTCTCACAAGCCCTTAATCAAGGATCTGAGCCTGAAGATCTCTGAGGGACAGAGCCTGCTCATCACGGGCAACACAGGCACCGGCAAGAGCTCCTTGCTCAGGGTTCTAGGTGGCCTCTGGGCAAGCACACAGG GCTCAGTGCAGATGCTGACGGACTTTGGACCCCATGGGGTGCTGTTCCTGCCACAAAAACCATTCTTCACTGATGGGACCCTGCGGGAGCAG GTGATATATCCCCTGAAGGAGATCTACCCGGACTCAG GTTCTACTGATGATGAGAGGATCCTAAGGTTTTTGGAGTTGGCAGGCCTG TCCAGTTTGGTGACAAGGACAGAGGGTCTGGACAAGCAAGTCGATTGGAACTG GTATGATGTTCTGTCCCCAGGAGAGATGCAGAGGCTCTCCTTTGCCCGGCTTTTCTACCTACAGCCAAAGTATGCAG TGCTTGATGAAGCCACCAGTGCCCTGACCGAGGAGGTAGAGAGTGAGCTCTACCGCATTGGCCAGCAGCTGGGCATGACTTTCATCAGTGTGGGACATCGACATAGCCTTGAGAAG TTTCACTCCTTGGTTCTGAAACTCTATGGAGAAGGAAGATGGGAACTGAGCAGAATCAAAGTGGAGTGA
- the ABCD4 gene encoding lysosomal cobalamin transporter ABCD4 isoform X5, translated as MLNLLLFSVGVNTFDYLGSILSYVVIAIPIFSGVYGDLSPTELSTLVSKNAFVCIYLISCFTRLIDLSSTLSDVAGYTHRIGELQETLLDMSLKLQGGEILDESEWNMDRAPGWPAAEPADTAFLLQRVSVCAPSSHKPLIKDLSLKISEGQSLLITGNTGTGKSSLLRVLGGLWASTQGSVQMLTDFGPHGVLFLPQKPFFTDGTLREQVIYPLKEIYPDSGSTDDERILRFLELAGLSSLVTRTEGLDKQVDWNWYDVLSPGEMQRLSFARLFYLQPKYAVLDEATSALTEEVESELYRIGQQLGMTFISVGHRHSLEKFHSLVLKLYGEGRWELSRIKVE; from the exons ATGCTGAATCTGCTGCTTTTTTCAG TCGGGGTCAACACATTTGACTATCTGGGCAGCATCCTGAGTTACGTTGTGATCGCCATCCCTATTTTCAGTGGTGTCTATGGAGACCTGAGCCCCACAGAGCTTAGCACTCTGGTCAGCAAG AATGCCTTTGTGTGTATTTACCTCATCAGCTGCTTCACCCGGCTCATCGACCTCTCCAGCACACTCTCAGATGTGGCTGGTTACACACACAG GATTGGGGAACTCCAGGAGACCCTGCTGGACATGTCCCTGAAGTTACAGGGTGGCGAGATCCTGGATGAGAGTGAGTGGAACATGGACAG GGCCCCAGGGTGGCCAGCCGCAGAGCCAGCAGACACAGCTTTTCTCCTCCAGCGGGTTTCCGTCTGTGCCCCCTCCTCTCACAAGCCCTTAATCAAGGATCTGAGCCTGAAGATCTCTGAGGGACAGAGCCTGCTCATCACGGGCAACACAGGCACCGGCAAGAGCTCCTTGCTCAGGGTTCTAGGTGGCCTCTGGGCAAGCACACAGG GCTCAGTGCAGATGCTGACGGACTTTGGACCCCATGGGGTGCTGTTCCTGCCACAAAAACCATTCTTCACTGATGGGACCCTGCGGGAGCAG GTGATATATCCCCTGAAGGAGATCTACCCGGACTCAG GTTCTACTGATGATGAGAGGATCCTAAGGTTTTTGGAGTTGGCAGGCCTG TCCAGTTTGGTGACAAGGACAGAGGGTCTGGACAAGCAAGTCGATTGGAACTG GTATGATGTTCTGTCCCCAGGAGAGATGCAGAGGCTCTCCTTTGCCCGGCTTTTCTACCTACAGCCAAAGTATGCAG TGCTTGATGAAGCCACCAGTGCCCTGACCGAGGAGGTAGAGAGTGAGCTCTACCGCATTGGCCAGCAGCTGGGCATGACTTTCATCAGTGTGGGACATCGACATAGCCTTGAGAAG TTTCACTCCTTGGTTCTGAAACTCTATGGAGAAGGAAGATGGGAACTGAGCAGAATCAAAGTGGAGTGA
- the ABCD4 gene encoding lysosomal cobalamin transporter ABCD4 isoform X2: MAARGPAARAGARPRLDLQFLQRFLQIQKVLFPSWSSQNALMFLTLLFVALLEQLVIYQVGLIPSQYYGVLGNKDLDGFKTLTFLAVMLIVLNSMLKSFDQFTCNLLYVSWRKELTEHLHHLYFQGRVYYTLNVLRDDVDNPAGHVEHTRTDRRLQRLLQTQRELMSKELWLYIGVNTFDYLGSILSYVVIAIPIFSGVYGDLSPTELSTLVSKNAFVCIYLISCFTRLIDLSSTLSDVAGYTHRIGELQETLLDMSLKLQGGEILDESEWNMDRAPGWPAAEPADTAFLLQRVSVCAPSSHKPLIKDLSLKISEGQSLLITGNTGTGKSSLLRVLGGLWASTQGSVQMLTDFGPHGVLFLPQKPFFTDGTLREQVIYPLKEIYPDSGSTDDERILRFLELAGLSSLVTRTEGLDKQVDWNWYDVLSPGEMQRLSFARLFYLQPKYAVLDEATSALTEEVESELYRIGQQLGMTFISVGHRHSLEKFHSLVLKLYGEGRWELSRIKVE; the protein is encoded by the exons GCCCAGGTTAGATCTGCAATTTCTCCAGCGGTTCCTGCAGATACAGAAGGTTTTGTTTCCCTCTTGGTCATCACAGAATGCCTTGATGTTCCTGACCCTATTGTTTGTGGCCCTACTGG AACAACTGGTGATATACCAGGTTGGCTTGATCCCCAGTCAGTACTATGGGGTCCTGGGAAACAAAGACTTGGATGGGTTTAAAACCCTGACATTCCTGGCTGTCATGCTCATCGTTCTCAACTCCATG CTGAAGAGCTTTGACCAGTTCACCTGCAACCTGCTGTATGTGAGCTGGAGAAAGGAACTCACCGAGCACCTTCACCACCTCTACTTCCAGGGCCGCGTGTACTACACCCTCAACGTGCTGCGGGATGACGTCGATAACCC AGCTGGGCACGTGGAGCACACAAGGACAGATCGCAGGCTGCAGAGACTCCTTCAGACCCAGAGGGAGCTGATGTCCAAGGAGCTCTGGCTGTACA TCGGGGTCAACACATTTGACTATCTGGGCAGCATCCTGAGTTACGTTGTGATCGCCATCCCTATTTTCAGTGGTGTCTATGGAGACCTGAGCCCCACAGAGCTTAGCACTCTGGTCAGCAAG AATGCCTTTGTGTGTATTTACCTCATCAGCTGCTTCACCCGGCTCATCGACCTCTCCAGCACACTCTCAGATGTGGCTGGTTACACACACAG GATTGGGGAACTCCAGGAGACCCTGCTGGACATGTCCCTGAAGTTACAGGGTGGCGAGATCCTGGATGAGAGTGAGTGGAACATGGACAG GGCCCCAGGGTGGCCAGCCGCAGAGCCAGCAGACACAGCTTTTCTCCTCCAGCGGGTTTCCGTCTGTGCCCCCTCCTCTCACAAGCCCTTAATCAAGGATCTGAGCCTGAAGATCTCTGAGGGACAGAGCCTGCTCATCACGGGCAACACAGGCACCGGCAAGAGCTCCTTGCTCAGGGTTCTAGGTGGCCTCTGGGCAAGCACACAGG GCTCAGTGCAGATGCTGACGGACTTTGGACCCCATGGGGTGCTGTTCCTGCCACAAAAACCATTCTTCACTGATGGGACCCTGCGGGAGCAG GTGATATATCCCCTGAAGGAGATCTACCCGGACTCAG GTTCTACTGATGATGAGAGGATCCTAAGGTTTTTGGAGTTGGCAGGCCTG TCCAGTTTGGTGACAAGGACAGAGGGTCTGGACAAGCAAGTCGATTGGAACTG GTATGATGTTCTGTCCCCAGGAGAGATGCAGAGGCTCTCCTTTGCCCGGCTTTTCTACCTACAGCCAAAGTATGCAG TGCTTGATGAAGCCACCAGTGCCCTGACCGAGGAGGTAGAGAGTGAGCTCTACCGCATTGGCCAGCAGCTGGGCATGACTTTCATCAGTGTGGGACATCGACATAGCCTTGAGAAG TTTCACTCCTTGGTTCTGAAACTCTATGGAGAAGGAAGATGGGAACTGAGCAGAATCAAAGTGGAGTGA
- the ABCD4 gene encoding lysosomal cobalamin transporter ABCD4 isoform X4: MASKLIISPFTLIYYTYQCFQSTGWLGPVSIFGYFILGTLVNKMLMGPIVAKLVQQEKLEGDFRFKHMQIRVNAESAAFFRAGHVEHTRTDRRLQRLLQTQRELMSKELWLYIGVNTFDYLGSILSYVVIAIPIFSGVYGDLSPTELSTLVSKNAFVCIYLISCFTRLIDLSSTLSDVAGYTHRIGELQETLLDMSLKLQGGEILDESEWNMDRAPGWPAAEPADTAFLLQRVSVCAPSSHKPLIKDLSLKISEGQSLLITGNTGTGKSSLLRVLGGLWASTQGSVQMLTDFGPHGVLFLPQKPFFTDGTLREQVIYPLKEIYPDSGSTDDERILRFLELAGLSSLVTRTEGLDKQVDWNWYDVLSPGEMQRLSFARLFYLQPKYAVLDEATSALTEEVESELYRIGQQLGMTFISVGHRHSLEKFHSLVLKLYGEGRWELSRIKVE; encoded by the exons ATGGCCAGCAAGCTGATCATCTCCCCCTTCACCCTCATCTACTACACCTACCAGTGCTTCCAAAG CACAGGCTGGCTCGGGCCTGTGAGCATCTTCGGGTATTTCATCCTGGGAACCCTGGTGAACAAAATGTTGATGGGGCCCATCGTGGCAAAGCTGGTGCAGCAGGAGAAGCTGGAGGGGGATTTCAG GTTCAAGCACATGCAAATCCGGGTGAATGCTGAATCTGCTGCTTTTTTCAG AGCTGGGCACGTGGAGCACACAAGGACAGATCGCAGGCTGCAGAGACTCCTTCAGACCCAGAGGGAGCTGATGTCCAAGGAGCTCTGGCTGTACA TCGGGGTCAACACATTTGACTATCTGGGCAGCATCCTGAGTTACGTTGTGATCGCCATCCCTATTTTCAGTGGTGTCTATGGAGACCTGAGCCCCACAGAGCTTAGCACTCTGGTCAGCAAG AATGCCTTTGTGTGTATTTACCTCATCAGCTGCTTCACCCGGCTCATCGACCTCTCCAGCACACTCTCAGATGTGGCTGGTTACACACACAG GATTGGGGAACTCCAGGAGACCCTGCTGGACATGTCCCTGAAGTTACAGGGTGGCGAGATCCTGGATGAGAGTGAGTGGAACATGGACAG GGCCCCAGGGTGGCCAGCCGCAGAGCCAGCAGACACAGCTTTTCTCCTCCAGCGGGTTTCCGTCTGTGCCCCCTCCTCTCACAAGCCCTTAATCAAGGATCTGAGCCTGAAGATCTCTGAGGGACAGAGCCTGCTCATCACGGGCAACACAGGCACCGGCAAGAGCTCCTTGCTCAGGGTTCTAGGTGGCCTCTGGGCAAGCACACAGG GCTCAGTGCAGATGCTGACGGACTTTGGACCCCATGGGGTGCTGTTCCTGCCACAAAAACCATTCTTCACTGATGGGACCCTGCGGGAGCAG GTGATATATCCCCTGAAGGAGATCTACCCGGACTCAG GTTCTACTGATGATGAGAGGATCCTAAGGTTTTTGGAGTTGGCAGGCCTG TCCAGTTTGGTGACAAGGACAGAGGGTCTGGACAAGCAAGTCGATTGGAACTG GTATGATGTTCTGTCCCCAGGAGAGATGCAGAGGCTCTCCTTTGCCCGGCTTTTCTACCTACAGCCAAAGTATGCAG TGCTTGATGAAGCCACCAGTGCCCTGACCGAGGAGGTAGAGAGTGAGCTCTACCGCATTGGCCAGCAGCTGGGCATGACTTTCATCAGTGTGGGACATCGACATAGCCTTGAGAAG TTTCACTCCTTGGTTCTGAAACTCTATGGAGAAGGAAGATGGGAACTGAGCAGAATCAAAGTGGAGTGA